One window of the Equus caballus isolate H_3958 breed thoroughbred chromosome 2, TB-T2T, whole genome shotgun sequence genome contains the following:
- the RLF gene encoding zinc finger protein Rlf isoform X3, protein MCHPFSKRISHAYVPFSLMKMLLRRELTLFWSKLQRRIDPSLDTFLERCRQFGVIAKTQQHLFCLIRVIQTEAQDAGLGVSILLCVRALQLRSSEDEEMKASVCKTIACLLPEDLEVRRACQLTEFLIEPSLDGFNMLEELYLQPDQKFDEENAPVPNSLRCELLLALKAHWPFDPEFWDWKTLKRHCHQLLGQEASDSDDDLSGYEMSINDTDVLESFLSDYEEGKEDKQYRRRDLTDQHKEKRDKKPIGSSERYQRWLQYKFFCLLCKRECIEARILHHSKMHMEDGIYTCPVCIKKFKRKEIFVPHVMEHVKMPPSRRDRSRKKLLLKGSQKGVCPKSPSATLEQNQSLNEQAKGESHEYVTFSKLEDCHLQDRDLYPCPGTDCSRVFKQFKYLSVHLKAEHQNNDENAKHYLDMKNRREKCTYCRRHFMSAFHLREHEQVHCGPQPYMCVSIDCYARFGSVNELLNHKQKHDDLRYKCELNGCNIVFSDLGQLYHHEAQHFRDASYTCNFVGCKKFYYSKIEYQNHLSMHNVENSNGDVKKSVKLEEPAAGEKQDCIDQPHLLDQTDKSHLPEDLLFCAGSASSQIETAENLKENSDSNSSDQLSHSSSASMNEELIDTLDHSETMQDILLSHEKVFVPSSLKEKCSSVAVCFDGTKFTCGFDGCGSTYKNAKGMQKHLRKVHPYHFKPKKIKTKDLFPCLGNEHNQTTEKFDAEPKPGSDTNSDSPDEGLDHNIHTKCKREHQGYSSDVSICASKRPCTEDTMLELLLRLKHLSLKNSITHGSFSGSLQGYPSSGAKSLQSVSPTISDLNFQNQDENMPSQYLAQLAAKPFFCELQGCKYEFVTREALLMHYLRKHNYSKEKVLQLTMFQHRYSPFQCHICQRSFTRKTHLRIHYKNKHQIGNDRVTHKLLDNEKCDHEGPCSVERLKGDCSTELGGVPNSNSEKPHCHSKKDECSSETDLESSCEETESKTSDLSSPIGSHREEGEGREGRGSRRTVAKGNLCYILNKYHKPFHCIHKTCNSSFTNLKGLIRHYRTVHQYNKEQLCLEKDKARTKRELVKCKKIFACKYKECNKRFLCSKALAKHCSDSHNLDQIEEPKVLSEAESAARFSCNQPQCPAVFYTFSKLKHHLMEQHNIEGEIHSDYEIHCDLNGCGQIFTHRSNYSQHVYYRHKDYYDDLFRSQKVANERLLRSEKVCQTAHTQGHEHQTTRRSFNAKAKKCGLIKEKKAPISFKTRAEALHMCVEQSEHTQYPCMVQGCLSVVKLESSIVRHYKRTHQMSSAYLEQQMEKLVVCVKYGTKIKEEPLSEAEPCIKKEENTSCESEHTKHSHSPGDSGIPVQNIDSLHPSERDGGQKGCTEGSPVFDAGTLLYRGTLKCNHSSETTSLEQCNIVQPPPCKIENSIPNSDGTESGTYFTSFQLPLPRIKDSETGQQSSGQENTVKNLTHVPKENFRKHAQPRSFDLKTYKPMGFESSFLKFIQESEEKDDDFDDWEPSEHLTLSNSSQPSNDLTGTVMANNMVNDNDPEVDIPHSSSDSTIHENLTAIPPLIVAETATVPSLENLRVVLDKALTDCGELALKQLHYLRPVVVLERSKFSTPILDLFPTKKTDELCVGSS, encoded by the exons GGAATTGACTCTCTTTTGGAGTAAACTGCAAAGAAGAATCGACCCTTCTTTAGACACGTTTTTGGAGCGCTGTCGTCAGTTTGGTGTCATAGCTAAAACACAGCAGCATTTGTTTTGCCTGATTCGAGTTATACAAACTGAA GCACAAGATGCAGGTCTTGGGGTGTCGATTTTACTATGTGTCAGAGCTCTTCAACTCAGATCAAGTGaggatgaagaaatgaaggcatCAGTTTGTAAAACAATTGCTTGTCTTTTGCCAGAAGATTTAGAAGTTAGACGAGCCTGTCAGCTTACAGAATTCTTAATTGAACCCAGTTTGGATGGATTTAATATGTTGGAAGAACTGTATTTGCAACCAGATCAAAAATTTGATGAAGAAAACGCACCAGTTCCAAATTCTCTCCGATGTGAGCTTTTATTAGCTTTAAAAGCCCACTGGCCTTTTGATCCTGAATTTTGGGACTGGAAAACTTTAAAACGACACTGCCACCAACTCCTAGGACAAGAAGCCTCAGATTCTGATGATGATCTAAGTGGCTATGAAATGTCTATTAATGATACAGATGTTTTAGAGTCATTTCTCAGTGACTATGAGGAAGGTAAAGAAGATAAACAATATAGAAGAAGAGATTTGACCGATCAGCataaggagaaaagagacaaaaaaccCATTGGTTCTTCAGAAAGATACCAGAGGTGGCTTCAGTataaatttttctgtttgttatGTAAGCGGGAATGTATAGAGGCCAGGATTCTTCATCATTCTAAGATGCATATGGAAGATGGAATTTACACCTGTCCGGTTTGTAttaaaaaattcaagagaaaagaaatatttgttcctCATGTGATGGAACATGTTAAAATGCCACCAAGCAGAAGGGACCGCTCTAGAAAGAAATTACTGTTGAAAGGCTCTCAAAAGGGAGTTTGTCCCAAGAGCCCCTCTGCAACTCTGGAGCAAAATCAGTCATTGAATGAACAAGCCAAAGGAGAGTCTCATGAATATGTCACATTCAGCAAATTAGAAGATTGCCATCTGCAAGACAGAGATTTGTACCCATGTCCTGGCACAGACTGTTCCCGTGTGTTTAAGCAGTTTAAATACTTAAGTGTGCATCTTAAAGCTGAACAccaaaataatgatgaaaatgcCAAGCACTACTTGGATatgaaaaatagaagagagaagtgTACTTACTGTCGTCGACATTTCATGTCTGCTTTTCACCTGCGAGAGCATGAACAAGTACATTGTGGTCCTCAACcttatatgtgtgtatctatagATTGCTATGCCAGGTTTGGATCAGTGAATGAACTGCTTAACCATAAACAAAAACATGATGATCTGCGTTATAAATGTGAATTAAATGGCTGTAATATTGTTTTCAGTGATTTGGGACAGCTTTACCACCATGAAGCACAACACTTTAGGGATGCGTCTTACACATGCAACTTTGTTGGCTGTAAAAAGTTCTATTATTCCAAAATTGAATACCAGAATCACCTCTCAATGCATAATGTTGAAAATTCAAATGGAGATGTGAAGAAATCAGTGAAACTTGAGGAGCCTGCAGCAGGTGAAAAGCAAGATTGTATTGATCAGCCTCATCTACTTGACCAAACTGATAAGTCACATTTACCTGAGGATCTTCTTTTCTGTGCAGGATCAGCTAGTTCTCAAATAGAAACtgcagaaaatctgaaagaaaacagTGACAGTAATTCTAGTGATCAGTTAAGTCATAGCTCTTCAGCTTCCATGAATGAAGAGTTAATTGACACACTGGATCACTCTGAAACCATGCAGGATATATTATTATCTCATGAGAAAGTCTTTGTGCCCtccagtttaaaagaaaaatgttccagTGTGGCAGTTTGTTTTGATGGGACTAAGTTTACCTGTGGTTTTGATGGTTGTGGTTCCACATACAAAAACGCAAAAGGGATGCAGAAGCATCTACGGAAGGTTCATCCATACCATTTCAAACCGaagaagataaagacaaaagaTCTCTTTCCCTGTTTGGGTAATGAACATAATCAAACAACTGAAAAGTTTGATGCAGAACCTAAACCCGGCTCAGATACAAACAGTGACTCCCCAGATGAAGGTCTAGATCACAATATTCATACTAAATGTAAACGAGAACATCAAGGTTATTCCTCAGACGTTTCCATTTGTGCTTCTAAAAGGCCATGTACAGAGGATACCATGTTGGAACTTCTGTTACGCTTGAAACATTTAAGCTTGAAAAACTCAATAACACACGGATCTTTCTCAGGGTCATTGCAGGGGTACCCATCCAGTGGTGCTAAGTCTCTTCAATCGGTTTCACCTACTATCTCAGACCTTAATTTTCAGAATCAAGATGAGAATATGCCAAGTCAGTACCTTGCACAGTTGGCAGCTAAGCCTTTTTTCTGTGAGCTTCAAGGATGCAAATATGAATTTGTGACCAGAGAGGCTTTGTTAATGCATTATCTTAGAAAGCATAATTATTCAAAAGAGAAAGTCCTTCAGTTAACCATGTTTCAACATCGGTATTCTCCATTCCAGTGTCATATTTGCCAACGGTCATTTAcgagaaaaacacaccttaggattcattataaaaataaacatcaaattgGCAATGACAGAGTAACTCACAAACTATTAGATAATGAAAAATGTGATCATGAAGGCCCATGCTCAGTAGAGAGGTTGAAGGGTGATTGTTCTACAGAACTTGGAGGGGTTCCCAACAGTAACTCTGAGAAGCCACACTGTCATTCTAAAAAGGATGAATGCAGTTCAGAAACAGATTTGGAGTCATcttgtgaagaaacagaaagtaaaacatCTGATCTTTCATCACCAATAGGTAGCCatagagaagaaggagaaggaagagaggggagaggtaGCAGGAGAACTGTTGCTAAAGGAAATCTCTGCTACATTTTGAATAAATACCACAAACCATTCCATTGTATCCATAAAACTTGCAACTCCTCATTCACCAATCTGAAAGGCTTGATTCGCCATTACAGAACTGTACATCAGTACAACAAAGAACAGTTATGTTTAGAGAAAGACAAAGCAAGAACCAAAAGGGAACTTGTCAAATGTAAAAAGATATTTGCTTGCAAATATAAGGAATGTAACAAACGCTTCCTGTGTTCCAAAGCTCTTGCTAAGCACTGTAGTGACTCTCATAACCTAGACCAGATTGAAGAGCCTAAAGTGCTTTCTGAAGCTGAATCTGCGGCAAGGTTTTCCTGTAACCAGCCTCAGTGCCCTGCTGTTTTTTATACTTTCAGCAAGTTGAAGCACCACTTGATGGAACAGcataatattgaaggagaaatacATTCAGATTATGAAATTCATTGTGATCTTAATGGCTGTGGCCAGATTTTCACCCATCGCAGTAATTATTCTCAACATGTATATTACCGACATAAGGACTATTATGATGATCTGTTTAGAAGCCAGAAAGTGGCAAATGAAAGGCTGCTAAGGAGTGAAAAGGTGTGTCAAACAGCTCATACTCAGGGGCATGAACATCAGACTACCAGGAGATCATTTAATGCTAAGGCTAAAAAATGCGGCTTAATCAAAGAAAAGAAGGCTCCAATTAGTTTTAAAACAAGAGCTGAAGCCCTCCATATGTGTGTGGAGCAGTCTGAGCACACTCAGTACCCCTGCATGGTTCAAGGATGCTTATCTGTGGTGAAGCTGGAGAGCAGCATAGTGAGGCATTACAAACGTACCCATCAGATGAGTAGTGCCTATTTAGAGCAACAGATGGAAAAACTTGTCGTTTGTGTTAAATACGGTACCAAAATTAAAGAGGAGCCCCTTTCTGAAGCAGAGCCCtgtataaagaaagaagaaaatacgaGCTGTGAATCAGAGCACACAAAGCACAGCCATTCCCCAGGTGACAGTGGCATACCTGTCCAGAACATTGATTCCCTTCATCCAAGTGAAAGGGATGGAGGTCAGAAAGGATGTACAGAAGGCAGCCCAGTATTTGATGCAGGTACTCTGCTGTACAGAGGaactttgaaatgtaatcatagtTCAGAAACCACTTCTTTGGAACAATGTAATATAGTTCAGCCGCCTCCTtgtaaaatagaaaattccaTACCTAATTCTGATGGGACTGAAAGTGGGACTTACTTCACAAGTTTCCAGCTGCCTTTACCAAGGATCAAAGACTCAGAAACTGGGCAGCAAAGTTCAGGGCAAGAAAACACTGTAAAAAATTTAACCCATGTCCCAAAAGAGAATTTTAGGAAGCATGCACAGCCCAGGTCATTTGATTTGAAGACTTATAAACCTATGGGATTTgaatcttcatttctgaaatttattcAGGAAAGTGAAGAGAAAGATGACGATTTTGATGATTGGGAACCTTCAGAGCACTTAACATTAAGTAATTCTTCACAGCCCAGTAATGACTTAACAGGGACTGTTATGGCAAACAACATGGTGAATGACA
- the RLF gene encoding zinc finger protein Rlf isoform X2: MRIKHLLKSNCISQATALSKLCAESKEISNVSSFQQAYITCLCSILPNEDAIKEIAKVDCKEVLDIICNLESEGQDNTAFVLCTTYLTQQLQTASVYCSWELTLFWSKLQRRIDPSLDTFLERCRQFGVIAKTQQHLFCLIRVIQTEAQDAGLGVSILLCVRALQLRSSEDEEMKASVCKTIACLLPEDLEVRRACQLTEFLIEPSLDGFNMLEELYLQPDQKFDEENAPVPNSLRCELLLALKAHWPFDPEFWDWKTLKRHCHQLLGQEASDSDDDLSGYEMSINDTDVLESFLSDYEEGKEDKQYRRRDLTDQHKEKRDKKPIGSSERYQRWLQYKFFCLLCKRECIEARILHHSKMHMEDGIYTCPVCIKKFKRKEIFVPHVMEHVKMPPSRRDRSRKKLLLKGSQKGVCPKSPSATLEQNQSLNEQAKGESHEYVTFSKLEDCHLQDRDLYPCPGTDCSRVFKQFKYLSVHLKAEHQNNDENAKHYLDMKNRREKCTYCRRHFMSAFHLREHEQVHCGPQPYMCVSIDCYARFGSVNELLNHKQKHDDLRYKCELNGCNIVFSDLGQLYHHEAQHFRDASYTCNFVGCKKFYYSKIEYQNHLSMHNVENSNGDVKKSVKLEEPAAGEKQDCIDQPHLLDQTDKSHLPEDLLFCAGSASSQIETAENLKENSDSNSSDQLSHSSSASMNEELIDTLDHSETMQDILLSHEKVFVPSSLKEKCSSVAVCFDGTKFTCGFDGCGSTYKNAKGMQKHLRKVHPYHFKPKKIKTKDLFPCLGNEHNQTTEKFDAEPKPGSDTNSDSPDEGLDHNIHTKCKREHQGYSSDVSICASKRPCTEDTMLELLLRLKHLSLKNSITHGSFSGSLQGYPSSGAKSLQSVSPTISDLNFQNQDENMPSQYLAQLAAKPFFCELQGCKYEFVTREALLMHYLRKHNYSKEKVLQLTMFQHRYSPFQCHICQRSFTRKTHLRIHYKNKHQIGNDRVTHKLLDNEKCDHEGPCSVERLKGDCSTELGGVPNSNSEKPHCHSKKDECSSETDLESSCEETESKTSDLSSPIGSHREEGEGREGRGSRRTVAKGNLCYILNKYHKPFHCIHKTCNSSFTNLKGLIRHYRTVHQYNKEQLCLEKDKARTKRELVKCKKIFACKYKECNKRFLCSKALAKHCSDSHNLDQIEEPKVLSEAESAARFSCNQPQCPAVFYTFSKLKHHLMEQHNIEGEIHSDYEIHCDLNGCGQIFTHRSNYSQHVYYRHKDYYDDLFRSQKVANERLLRSEKVCQTAHTQGHEHQTTRRSFNAKAKKCGLIKEKKAPISFKTRAEALHMCVEQSEHTQYPCMVQGCLSVVKLESSIVRHYKRTHQMSSAYLEQQMEKLVVCVKYGTKIKEEPLSEAEPCIKKEENTSCESEHTKHSHSPGDSGIPVQNIDSLHPSERDGGQKGCTEGSPVFDAGTLLYRGTLKCNHSSETTSLEQCNIVQPPPCKIENSIPNSDGTESGTYFTSFQLPLPRIKDSETGQQSSGQENTVKNLTHVPKENFRKHAQPRSFDLKTYKPMGFESSFLKFIQESEEKDDDFDDWEPSEHLTLSNSSQPSNDLTGTVMANNMVNDNDPEVDIPHSSSDSTIHENLTAIPPLIVAETATVPSLENLRVVLDKALTDCGELALKQLHYLRPVVVLERSKFSTPILDLFPTKKTDELCVGSS; the protein is encoded by the exons ATTGCAAAGGTCGACTGCAAGGAAGTACTAGACATCATATGTAATCTGGAATCCGAGGGTCAGGATAACACAGCATTTGTTCTTTGTACGACTTACCTTACCCAGCAGCTCCAAACTGCAAGTGTATATTGTTCTTG GGAATTGACTCTCTTTTGGAGTAAACTGCAAAGAAGAATCGACCCTTCTTTAGACACGTTTTTGGAGCGCTGTCGTCAGTTTGGTGTCATAGCTAAAACACAGCAGCATTTGTTTTGCCTGATTCGAGTTATACAAACTGAA GCACAAGATGCAGGTCTTGGGGTGTCGATTTTACTATGTGTCAGAGCTCTTCAACTCAGATCAAGTGaggatgaagaaatgaaggcatCAGTTTGTAAAACAATTGCTTGTCTTTTGCCAGAAGATTTAGAAGTTAGACGAGCCTGTCAGCTTACAGAATTCTTAATTGAACCCAGTTTGGATGGATTTAATATGTTGGAAGAACTGTATTTGCAACCAGATCAAAAATTTGATGAAGAAAACGCACCAGTTCCAAATTCTCTCCGATGTGAGCTTTTATTAGCTTTAAAAGCCCACTGGCCTTTTGATCCTGAATTTTGGGACTGGAAAACTTTAAAACGACACTGCCACCAACTCCTAGGACAAGAAGCCTCAGATTCTGATGATGATCTAAGTGGCTATGAAATGTCTATTAATGATACAGATGTTTTAGAGTCATTTCTCAGTGACTATGAGGAAGGTAAAGAAGATAAACAATATAGAAGAAGAGATTTGACCGATCAGCataaggagaaaagagacaaaaaaccCATTGGTTCTTCAGAAAGATACCAGAGGTGGCTTCAGTataaatttttctgtttgttatGTAAGCGGGAATGTATAGAGGCCAGGATTCTTCATCATTCTAAGATGCATATGGAAGATGGAATTTACACCTGTCCGGTTTGTAttaaaaaattcaagagaaaagaaatatttgttcctCATGTGATGGAACATGTTAAAATGCCACCAAGCAGAAGGGACCGCTCTAGAAAGAAATTACTGTTGAAAGGCTCTCAAAAGGGAGTTTGTCCCAAGAGCCCCTCTGCAACTCTGGAGCAAAATCAGTCATTGAATGAACAAGCCAAAGGAGAGTCTCATGAATATGTCACATTCAGCAAATTAGAAGATTGCCATCTGCAAGACAGAGATTTGTACCCATGTCCTGGCACAGACTGTTCCCGTGTGTTTAAGCAGTTTAAATACTTAAGTGTGCATCTTAAAGCTGAACAccaaaataatgatgaaaatgcCAAGCACTACTTGGATatgaaaaatagaagagagaagtgTACTTACTGTCGTCGACATTTCATGTCTGCTTTTCACCTGCGAGAGCATGAACAAGTACATTGTGGTCCTCAACcttatatgtgtgtatctatagATTGCTATGCCAGGTTTGGATCAGTGAATGAACTGCTTAACCATAAACAAAAACATGATGATCTGCGTTATAAATGTGAATTAAATGGCTGTAATATTGTTTTCAGTGATTTGGGACAGCTTTACCACCATGAAGCACAACACTTTAGGGATGCGTCTTACACATGCAACTTTGTTGGCTGTAAAAAGTTCTATTATTCCAAAATTGAATACCAGAATCACCTCTCAATGCATAATGTTGAAAATTCAAATGGAGATGTGAAGAAATCAGTGAAACTTGAGGAGCCTGCAGCAGGTGAAAAGCAAGATTGTATTGATCAGCCTCATCTACTTGACCAAACTGATAAGTCACATTTACCTGAGGATCTTCTTTTCTGTGCAGGATCAGCTAGTTCTCAAATAGAAACtgcagaaaatctgaaagaaaacagTGACAGTAATTCTAGTGATCAGTTAAGTCATAGCTCTTCAGCTTCCATGAATGAAGAGTTAATTGACACACTGGATCACTCTGAAACCATGCAGGATATATTATTATCTCATGAGAAAGTCTTTGTGCCCtccagtttaaaagaaaaatgttccagTGTGGCAGTTTGTTTTGATGGGACTAAGTTTACCTGTGGTTTTGATGGTTGTGGTTCCACATACAAAAACGCAAAAGGGATGCAGAAGCATCTACGGAAGGTTCATCCATACCATTTCAAACCGaagaagataaagacaaaagaTCTCTTTCCCTGTTTGGGTAATGAACATAATCAAACAACTGAAAAGTTTGATGCAGAACCTAAACCCGGCTCAGATACAAACAGTGACTCCCCAGATGAAGGTCTAGATCACAATATTCATACTAAATGTAAACGAGAACATCAAGGTTATTCCTCAGACGTTTCCATTTGTGCTTCTAAAAGGCCATGTACAGAGGATACCATGTTGGAACTTCTGTTACGCTTGAAACATTTAAGCTTGAAAAACTCAATAACACACGGATCTTTCTCAGGGTCATTGCAGGGGTACCCATCCAGTGGTGCTAAGTCTCTTCAATCGGTTTCACCTACTATCTCAGACCTTAATTTTCAGAATCAAGATGAGAATATGCCAAGTCAGTACCTTGCACAGTTGGCAGCTAAGCCTTTTTTCTGTGAGCTTCAAGGATGCAAATATGAATTTGTGACCAGAGAGGCTTTGTTAATGCATTATCTTAGAAAGCATAATTATTCAAAAGAGAAAGTCCTTCAGTTAACCATGTTTCAACATCGGTATTCTCCATTCCAGTGTCATATTTGCCAACGGTCATTTAcgagaaaaacacaccttaggattcattataaaaataaacatcaaattgGCAATGACAGAGTAACTCACAAACTATTAGATAATGAAAAATGTGATCATGAAGGCCCATGCTCAGTAGAGAGGTTGAAGGGTGATTGTTCTACAGAACTTGGAGGGGTTCCCAACAGTAACTCTGAGAAGCCACACTGTCATTCTAAAAAGGATGAATGCAGTTCAGAAACAGATTTGGAGTCATcttgtgaagaaacagaaagtaaaacatCTGATCTTTCATCACCAATAGGTAGCCatagagaagaaggagaaggaagagaggggagaggtaGCAGGAGAACTGTTGCTAAAGGAAATCTCTGCTACATTTTGAATAAATACCACAAACCATTCCATTGTATCCATAAAACTTGCAACTCCTCATTCACCAATCTGAAAGGCTTGATTCGCCATTACAGAACTGTACATCAGTACAACAAAGAACAGTTATGTTTAGAGAAAGACAAAGCAAGAACCAAAAGGGAACTTGTCAAATGTAAAAAGATATTTGCTTGCAAATATAAGGAATGTAACAAACGCTTCCTGTGTTCCAAAGCTCTTGCTAAGCACTGTAGTGACTCTCATAACCTAGACCAGATTGAAGAGCCTAAAGTGCTTTCTGAAGCTGAATCTGCGGCAAGGTTTTCCTGTAACCAGCCTCAGTGCCCTGCTGTTTTTTATACTTTCAGCAAGTTGAAGCACCACTTGATGGAACAGcataatattgaaggagaaatacATTCAGATTATGAAATTCATTGTGATCTTAATGGCTGTGGCCAGATTTTCACCCATCGCAGTAATTATTCTCAACATGTATATTACCGACATAAGGACTATTATGATGATCTGTTTAGAAGCCAGAAAGTGGCAAATGAAAGGCTGCTAAGGAGTGAAAAGGTGTGTCAAACAGCTCATACTCAGGGGCATGAACATCAGACTACCAGGAGATCATTTAATGCTAAGGCTAAAAAATGCGGCTTAATCAAAGAAAAGAAGGCTCCAATTAGTTTTAAAACAAGAGCTGAAGCCCTCCATATGTGTGTGGAGCAGTCTGAGCACACTCAGTACCCCTGCATGGTTCAAGGATGCTTATCTGTGGTGAAGCTGGAGAGCAGCATAGTGAGGCATTACAAACGTACCCATCAGATGAGTAGTGCCTATTTAGAGCAACAGATGGAAAAACTTGTCGTTTGTGTTAAATACGGTACCAAAATTAAAGAGGAGCCCCTTTCTGAAGCAGAGCCCtgtataaagaaagaagaaaatacgaGCTGTGAATCAGAGCACACAAAGCACAGCCATTCCCCAGGTGACAGTGGCATACCTGTCCAGAACATTGATTCCCTTCATCCAAGTGAAAGGGATGGAGGTCAGAAAGGATGTACAGAAGGCAGCCCAGTATTTGATGCAGGTACTCTGCTGTACAGAGGaactttgaaatgtaatcatagtTCAGAAACCACTTCTTTGGAACAATGTAATATAGTTCAGCCGCCTCCTtgtaaaatagaaaattccaTACCTAATTCTGATGGGACTGAAAGTGGGACTTACTTCACAAGTTTCCAGCTGCCTTTACCAAGGATCAAAGACTCAGAAACTGGGCAGCAAAGTTCAGGGCAAGAAAACACTGTAAAAAATTTAACCCATGTCCCAAAAGAGAATTTTAGGAAGCATGCACAGCCCAGGTCATTTGATTTGAAGACTTATAAACCTATGGGATTTgaatcttcatttctgaaatttattcAGGAAAGTGAAGAGAAAGATGACGATTTTGATGATTGGGAACCTTCAGAGCACTTAACATTAAGTAATTCTTCACAGCCCAGTAATGACTTAACAGGGACTGTTATGGCAAACAACATGGTGAATGACA